The Streptomyces avermitilis MA-4680 = NBRC 14893 genome contains a region encoding:
- the rplU gene encoding 50S ribosomal protein L21 yields the protein MYAIVRSGGRQHKVAVGDIVEVDKISTAQVGDTVELSTLLVVDGDAVTSDPWVLAGIKVQAEVVDHHKGAKIDILRYKNKTGYRRRQGHRQQYTAIKVTEIPTAAK from the coding sequence TTGTACGCCATCGTGCGCAGCGGTGGCCGCCAGCACAAGGTTGCTGTCGGTGACATCGTTGAGGTTGACAAGATTTCCACTGCCCAGGTTGGCGACACGGTCGAGCTCTCGACCCTGCTCGTTGTCGACGGCGACGCCGTGACGAGTGACCCGTGGGTCCTGGCCGGCATCAAGGTCCAGGCCGAGGTCGTGGACCACCACAAGGGCGCGAAGATCGACATCCTTCGCTACAAGAACAAGACCGGTTACCGCCGTCGTCAGGGCCACCGCCAGCAGTACACGGCGATCAAGGTCACTGAGATCCCCACGGCTGCGAAGTAA
- the rpmA gene encoding 50S ribosomal protein L27, with protein sequence MAHKKGASSTRNGRDSNAQRLGVKRFGGQVVNAGEILVRQRGTHFHPGSGVGRGKDDTLFALDAGAVEFGTHRGRKVVNIVPVA encoded by the coding sequence ATGGCACACAAGAAGGGCGCATCGTCCACTCGGAACGGTCGCGACTCCAATGCTCAGCGGCTCGGCGTGAAGCGCTTCGGCGGTCAGGTCGTCAACGCCGGTGAGATCCTGGTCCGCCAGCGTGGCACCCACTTCCACCCCGGCAGCGGTGTCGGTCGTGGCAAGGACGACACGCTGTTCGCGCTGGACGCCGGTGCGGTCGAGTTCGGTACGCACCGCGGCCGCAAGGTCGTGAACATCGTTCCGGTCGCCTGA
- a CDS encoding phospholipase D-like domain-containing protein, translating into MARVRLKGTGRHRAVKPVKGGRQAVALATVLSAAGVQAVASAGTAEADNPTWTEGPIFNDPLGTTDQQYAIRTRLIELTGAALPGSTIKVAVYHVWEASVVNALVDAKNRGVNVQILLDESSVSDRPTNTSYSTLAAALGTDRAQGSYVTTCPANKSCLGDPKFGQSIMHNKFWLFSAVQGATNVVVETTSNSTPSAHTRFFNDALLLPNNPTMYDAYSDYFNTMVTKDWASWNYRTVSNGLYKAYFFPRAGNTRDTDTVYSVLNNVQCTYKDSAGVKQQTKVRVAIFKLTRMAIAEKLLALKKAGCSVSIVYAETDSAKSSGGTKGTWEKLHTSGGPTVRCYNDDRDPLNPGQKLATPFIIHSKYILIDGMYDGVKNKVSFTGSGNYTGPALRENDESIVKVDDDTVHDMYKTHFDRVTKVAYPGTADTTDLCKGVKPLPDDGEKTLT; encoded by the coding sequence ATGGCGCGCGTGCGCCTGAAGGGCACTGGGCGACACCGTGCTGTGAAGCCGGTCAAGGGGGGACGCCAGGCCGTGGCCCTGGCGACGGTGCTGTCCGCGGCGGGAGTCCAGGCCGTGGCGTCCGCGGGTACGGCGGAGGCCGACAACCCGACGTGGACCGAGGGGCCGATCTTCAACGACCCGCTCGGCACGACGGACCAGCAGTACGCCATCCGCACCCGCCTGATCGAGCTGACCGGCGCTGCGCTGCCCGGCTCGACCATCAAGGTCGCGGTCTACCACGTGTGGGAGGCGTCCGTCGTCAACGCGCTCGTGGACGCCAAGAACCGCGGCGTCAACGTGCAGATCCTGCTCGACGAGTCCTCGGTCAGCGACCGGCCCACCAACACCTCGTACAGCACGCTCGCGGCCGCGCTCGGCACCGACCGCGCGCAGGGCTCGTACGTCACCACGTGCCCGGCGAACAAGTCCTGCCTCGGCGATCCGAAATTCGGGCAGTCGATCATGCACAACAAGTTCTGGCTGTTCTCCGCGGTCCAGGGCGCCACGAACGTCGTCGTCGAGACGACCTCCAACTCCACGCCCTCCGCGCACACCCGCTTCTTCAACGACGCGCTACTGCTGCCCAACAACCCGACGATGTACGACGCCTACTCCGACTACTTCAACACGATGGTCACCAAGGACTGGGCGTCCTGGAACTACCGCACGGTCAGCAACGGCCTCTACAAGGCGTACTTCTTCCCGCGCGCCGGCAACACCCGGGACACCGACACCGTCTACTCGGTGCTCAACAACGTCCAGTGCACGTACAAGGACAGCGCGGGCGTCAAGCAGCAGACCAAGGTGCGCGTCGCGATCTTCAAGCTCACCCGGATGGCGATCGCGGAGAAGCTGCTCGCGCTGAAGAAGGCGGGCTGCTCGGTGAGCATCGTCTACGCCGAGACCGACAGCGCGAAGAGCTCCGGCGGCACCAAGGGCACCTGGGAGAAGCTGCACACCTCCGGCGGCCCGACCGTGCGCTGCTACAACGACGACCGGGACCCCCTGAACCCCGGCCAGAAGCTGGCGACGCCGTTCATCATCCACTCCAAGTACATCCTCATCGACGGCATGTACGACGGCGTGAAGAACAAGGTCAGCTTCACGGGATCCGGCAACTACACGGGCCCGGCCCTGCGCGAGAACGACGAGTCGATCGTCAAGGTCGACGACGACACCGTGCACGACATGTACAAGACCCACTTCGACCGGGTCACGAAGGTCGCCTATCCCGGCACCGCGGACACCACGGACCTGTGCAAGGGCGTGAAGCCGCTGCCGGACGACGGCGAGAAGACCCTGACCTGA